The following proteins are co-located in the Argopecten irradians isolate NY chromosome 9, Ai_NY, whole genome shotgun sequence genome:
- the LOC138331450 gene encoding kelch-like protein 2, producing MDKDGDSDPALESGNSSQDLETKATSTLIRDDFSTSPQQDTNTEVSKILNVPIQKERLGVTIDEKESDKTYLDATLGGLNILKKEDALCDVNLVVDGVKIKCHKVILAIFSEYFRAMFTREMEETDQNEIQLTEFECKTIQKMITLMYEGYAGFTAADARELLEASIFFKVESLRHMCEKVLSLVLDVINVNVFWRTTKRFPECNILRKSCEDYMLLHFDTLPEKEICNLSKNEMVFLLSNKALKVSNEDKFFRPQ from the coding sequence ATGGATAAGGATGGCGATAGTGACCCTGCTCTGGAATCGGGGAATTCAAGTCAGGACCTGGAGACAAAAGCCACTTCGACATTGATTCGGGATGACTTTTCCACCAGTCCACAACAGGATACGAACACTGAAGTGTCCAAAATTCTCAACGTCCCAATACAGAAGGAGAGACTTGGCGTTACCATTGACGAGAAAGAATCGGATAAAACATACCTAGATGCGACACTAGGAGGGTTGAACATTCTTAAGAAAGAAGACGCATTGTGTGACGTCAATTTAGTTGTAGATGGTGTGAAAATTAAATGCCATAAAGTGATTCTAGCGATATTTTCGGAATATTTCCGTGCAATGTTCACAAGGGAAATGGAAGAGACGGATCAGAACGAAATCCAGTTGACAGAATTTGAATGTAAAACTATTCAAAAGATGATCACTTTAATGTACGAAGGCTATGCTGGATTTACTGCAGCTGATGCAAGAGAATTGTTAGAGGcttcaatatttttcaaagtcGAATCCTTGAGGCACATGTGCGAAAAGGTATTGTCTTTGGTGCTAGATGTCATAAACGTGAATGTGTTTTGGAGGACTACCAAACGTTTTCCAGAATGTAATATTCTACGCAAATCATGTGAAGACTACATGCTACTGCATTTTGATACTCTTCCGGAAAAGGAAATATGCAACTTAAGCAAAAATGAGATGGTGTTTCTATTGTCTAATAAAGCATTGAAGGTATCAAATGAAGATAAATTTTTCAGGCCGCAATGA
- the LOC138331449 gene encoding kelch-like protein 29 produces the protein MIWFKHDTQKRYQYLAEIFQHVRLPYVSKNIYSEFMDRCDFHEEPDVKPFVEEAESYKNYPSCQMEELSSRTRLRQHYDMEKVILVIGYKQRITCTDPCMWVWRFGLGQWYTLNSSPAKLGDGYATCRYGKSEVFFCGGQGKRTFLKFDGLTDTILPCTQMPAARMSHCMVCVGDAIYVLGGTGFQYDKEQACLVEDRFESVEQWRSFESQWQQCGHIMSAVSGATACASGSLILIYGGYIDKNDKEPSDTAQFFDTKTNTCGYLANHLPFRYGNLKSVSVKGVTYILTNSELFQSNCKDESGYNYVQTLKDKFDCQNYRSLSSAMASDGNYLFFLKECFSTRIAMYDETSWDLRRYDIETREIENASENIQFLKSSVSMYTLVVGKSVLQDKSVVQLNSK, from the coding sequence ATGATATGGTTTAAACACGACACGCAGAAACGATATCAGTATCTTGCCGAGATATTCCAACACGTTAGGCTTCCATATGTATCAAAAAACATATACTCTGAATTTATGGATCGCTGTGACTTCCACGAAGAACCCGATGTTAAGCCATTCGTTGAAGAAGCGGAAAGTTATAAAAATTATCCAAGCTGCCAAATGGAAGAATTATCATCGAGAACAAGACTTCGTCAACATTACGATATGGAAAAGGTGATTTTAGTCATCGGATATAAACAACGAATTACTTGTACTGATCCATGCATGTGGGTCTGGCGTTTTGGTCTTGGGCAGTGGTACACACTGAATTCATCTCCAGCCAAGTTGGGGGATGGGTATGCCACATGTCGATACGGGAAGAGTGAAGTGTTCTTCTGTGGAGGTCAGGGTAAGAGAACTTTTCTGAAATTCGACGGATTGACAGATACGATATTGCCGTGTACACAAATGCCTGCAGCCCGAATGAGCCACTGTATGGTATGTGTTGGTGATGCAATATATGTTCTTGGTGGCACTGGCTTCCAGTATGATAAAGAACAGGCATGTCTTGTGGAAGACAGATTTGAAAGTGTTGAACAATGGAGGTCATTTGAATCCCAGTGGCAACAATGCGGTCACATCATGTCCGCTGTGTCTGGAGCTACGGCTTGTGCTTCTGGAAGTTTGATTCTCATTTACGGAGGATATATCGACAAAAATGACAAGGAACCGTCAGACACGGCACAATTTTTCGATACAAAAACAAACACGTGTGGATACCTTGCAAATCATCTGCCATTCAGGTATGGAAATCTTAAGTCTGTCAGTGTCAAGGGTGTTACCTACATCCTAACCAACAGTGAACTATTTCAAAGTAATTGCAAAGACGAATCGGGATATAACTATGTACAGACTCTAAAGGATAAGTTTGATTGTCAAAACTACCGAAGTCTTTCTTCCGCAATGGCGAGTGATGGCAATTATCTTTTCTTCTTGAAGGAATGTTTCTCTACTCGAATTGCAATGTATGACGAGACCTCTTGGGATCTTCGTAGATACGATATCGAAACCAGAGAGATAGAAAATGCCTCTGAGAATATCCAGTTTTTAAAGTCAAGCGTTTCCATGTATACGTTGGTTGTAGGGAAATCTGTATTGCAGGACAAATCTGTTGTTCAATTAAATTCcaaatga
- the LOC138331451 gene encoding putative universal stress protein SAUSA300_1656: MEDTQNVVIAMDGSEHAKFAFKYYVKEIHNPKFHIVMVHVVGPPESLHKTEWYKAHDSETIHKILEEEKARLKETLEGYSQLLKEAEVQGTVQSIHASQPGRGIIQAAEDCNAQMIVTGCRGLGKVRRTIMGSVSDYVVHHATMPTLVCRHPRDHHGHGHHK, encoded by the exons ATGGAGGATACACAGAATGTTGTTATAGCTATGGACGGAAGTGAACATGCTAAATTCGCATTCAAAT atTATGTAAAGGAAATCCACAACCCTAAGTTTCATATAGTGATGGTTCATGTGGTGGGTCCGCCAGAGTCTTTACACAAGACGGAATGGTACAAAG ccCACGATTCCGAAACCATTCACAAAATTCTGGAAGAAGAGAAAGCTCGACTTAAAGAAACGTTGGAAGGGTACAGTCAGCTTCTTAAAGAAGCGGAA GTACAAGGTACAGTGCAAAGTATCCATGCATCCCAACCTGGCCGTGGGATTATCCAAGCAGCGGAAGACTGCAATGCGCAGATGATTGTGACTGGATGTCGAGGACTTGGCAAAGTACGCAGGACAATCATGGGCAGCGTCAGTGACTATGTGGTCCATCATGCAACAATGCCCACCCTAGTGTGTCGTCATCCTCGTGATCACCATGGCCACGGTCATCACAAATAA
- the LOC138331452 gene encoding uncharacterized protein, which produces MAESTSSDKFNVVLAMDGSDNAKFAFNWYVKNVHRPNFHVILVHVMSMESAVHNAEWYKPNASPHGYDTMLLNKLIEEEKARIREHLEEFGQLLRDARIEGTVKSIHSEKPGAGIIQAAEQCDAKLIVTGCRGLGKVRRTLMGSVSDYIVHHSAVPTMVCRIPDDEHKHGQKKH; this is translated from the exons ATGGCTGAATCCACATCATCAGACAAATTCAATGTTGTCCTTGCCATGGATGGAAGCGATAATGCAAAGTTTGCATTCAACT ggTACGTGAAGAATGTCCATCGTCCCAATTTTCATGTTATCTTAGTCCACGTGATGAGTATGGAAAGTGCGGTTCACAATGCTGAGTGGTATAAACCTAATG CATCCCCTCACGGGTACGACACAATGCTCCTGAACAAATTAATTGAGGAGGAGAAAGCAAGGATACGGGAACATCTGGAGGAGTTCGGACAATTACTGAGGGATGCAAGG atAGAGGGGACCGTGAAGAGCATCCACTCCGAAAAACCTGGCGCAGGTATCATTCAAGCCGCCGAGCAGTGCGACGCCAAGTTGATTGTAACCGGATGTCGAGGACTCGGCAAAGTGCGCAGGACACTTATGGGAAGCGTCAGTGATTACATTGTTCACCATTCAGCAGTTCCAACAATGGTCTGTCGAATACCAGACGATGAACATAAACACGGACAGAAGAAACATTAG